Part of the Mytilus trossulus isolate FHL-02 chromosome 2, PNRI_Mtr1.1.1.hap1, whole genome shotgun sequence genome is shown below.
atgaatctaataaatgttttgaaaacttttaactgcagactgtatgtaatgttaactggaagaaaatctctgcagactgtatgtaatgttaactggaagaacatctaagtccatttaaaagtaaaatacaaaaaaaatggagttatctttttacaaaatttacttctggatactatcttatgatcataaacaagcttctgtccaagtttggtacaaacccaagatattttaagaaagttattaaaattctaaaaactgtaaccacagagtgaatgttatgtttccctgcagaaaaactaagttcatttaaaagtaaaatacggaaaaattcaattaatttttttacaaaatttactttactatcttatgatcataaacaagcttctgttcaagtttggtacacacccaggatagtttaagaaagttattaaaattctaaaaactttaaccacagggtgaatgttatgtttccccgcggaaaaaaacaagtccatttatatgtaaaaaatggaaaaatggaattttatttttacaaaatttacctctggatactatctaataatcataaacaagcttctgtccaagtttggtagaaatcaagtacagtttaagaaagttattaaaatttcaaaaactttaaccacggagtgaatatttgttgacgccgcagACGAtgacggaatgtaggattgctTAGTCTcactttttcgactaaagtcgaaggctcgacataaaggaaataaaattgagaatggaaatggggaatgtgtcaaagagacaacaacccgaccaaaataaaaaaacacaacagcagaaggtcaccaacaggtcttcaatgtagcaagaaattcccgcacccggaggcgtccttcagctggcccctaaattcATTGATTGAGATCTATTACCTATTCATGCTCCAGTTATAACTTATATATACATTACTAATTTTTGAAACCTCTAGCTATAATAGTTTCTACATTTAGTACCAGATAGATGCATTTGAAATGATTTCATGTTGTTcctgtttttttattatgtttatcatgtttatatacatatatatattgtttggaAAACTTCTTGtacaaaaaaactttataaCAAACCATCATGAtacgttttctttttttaaattatatttataacttcctacatataccatgtatacatcatgtacatgtacaccaTGTACATGTTTGTGGGTGCCCAATTGATCTACTGTggatacatttgtttttgttgatatcaTGTTTCCTGATTTGATGCAAATTTGTATTCTCACATCCATGGATACCATTTTTTGCGGTTTGCAAAATGCAAAGACTCAATGCATCCAAATTACCAtacaattgaaatttaaaaaggatTTACCAATGAAATGCACAAAAACTTGCATCAAACAAATTacaatgaatctacagtattcTTAATTCATAGTACATGTACTGTAATATATGCTGAATACTAGATACtttcaaatataacatatatataaacttaaCTTACAAATGACTTAAATAAGTAAATACCTAATGTCTGTGTGGATAAACATCAGGTTCTTCATTCAACTTTCTTTATATGATAAATTCTCTAGCGGGAATGTTAAACAGCCGAGTACCCAAATCAGCCACGACACGTTTCCTTCTTTTAAAGTATCGAaattacatcttttttttcataaaatattattaactttaaataaaggAAGTACCCAAATCATCCATTGTTTATGCACATTAATATCATGCATATGGTAATgaagtttaaataaattataaatctgacattaaaaaaaaaatcaaaaaaatttacaagtaaGATGAgtaaagtggttttttttctttttgaaaaaaaattatgcaaataCGTACAttgcttaaaattaaaaattgaaattaaaaatgttattatatatatgcacttgtattatttttgtcatatttaaaaattgctcTTACAATTGACAGAACGATTTGGGTACAGTGGATAATTTGGGTACTCCTTCCATGTGATTGATACTTAAGGTCcttgttattataattttgagACACAGTATTTTTCCTTTAGTTCACATTTGCATTGAAATTTTCTCTACAATAACAAGAATGAAGTCTGACACTGAAATCAATGAGCATTACTATTTATAGCATGTAAATTCTATTCATTGTTATCAATGATGTCCAGTgttataataatgaataaaaatttacatgctataacatgtataaatagcCCTCATTTTTATCAGCTTTCAGGAAATATAATGATTGTGATATTCAGTAATAATATCAATGGTGGACAAATAGCGATCATTATGATTGACATGAACCTAGATTGACATGTCATGTATCTAACTTCTAATACAACATTTATGTTGTATCCTGCAGACATTACTCTTTAATGCTGTCTTGGGTAAGGTCATATTCATTTTTGACTGAGATAGATTCTGATCTTACCTACGAAGAAAGAGTCTGCAACACTATCATCAACTTCTGTTTCTATTTTGATTTCCATGGTATCTGACGATGAATGTGCTGAGTTctgtgaaatatttatattgtcaaTGTTTGCATGTAATGCTATTGGTACCGCTGAACTTGAAGTAGAGGTTTGTTGTGAATAAGGTAATTTTTGTTCACTTATGTTTGTCTGACGTGAATGCTGCTCACTTAAAGTCTGACGAGAATGTTGCTCACTTAAAGTCTGACGAGAATGTTGCTCACTTAAAGTCTGACGTGAATGTTGCTCACTTAAAGTCTGACGAGAATGTTGCTCACTTAAAGTCTGACGTGAATGTTGCTCACTAAAACTACTAATATGATCACTTTCTTGGATTTTAGGAGGCTGCTGCTGCATCGGAGGAGGGCGAACATCCGACTGCCCTGAGGATTGCCTAATTTGAGATTGAGAACTGGCGTTATCTGCTCCTGTTCGTATTTCATTGAATTGTACTGCTTGTGCTATCATTTCATCCAAATTAGCCAAGTTTGAAGGTGCAACTAAAGGTGGCGGTGGTGCACCTAATGCAAATTTTCTGTTGGCGAAAGTCGGTGGAATATTTCTTGATGGTGATGACATATAACTAGATGAGAATGTTGGGGTGGTAACAGATGAGGTGGTTGTATATATTGCTGTACCCATCGATAATGATGGtctattttttggtttttgaattGGACGAATGTTTGAATGGATAATGGGAGTacttgttttattgatatttgatgtaataaacattttttccgTAGGTGATGGCACATCTATTTCTATAACATCATCTTGTCTACTTTTGTCTCTCTCGACCTGAATATTTGGTGATTTTTCGTGATAAGATGtgttttgataactttttttaagtGACATATCATCTGGTGGTCGTAACATTCTTGCTGAGTTTTGTTTTCTACTAATTTCTGCGTGTGACAAGTCAATGATGCCAACTTCTCCTCTCATGCTTTCTGATTCCTCCATTGGCTGGGCATTTTTTGTTTCCCTCGTGACATTTCTATGGCTTGCTGGAGAAGAGTGGATGTCAGAATAAAAATGTCCATCATTAGAATGCTTGTTACACGTTCTACATGGTGCTGGGATTGGTGCTACATCACTCGTAGAGTCTTCTTCTTCTATCCACTTGGGTTTTGTCTTTGTATGATGatctatttacaatataaacatgAACGTAAACATTTTACACAATTGTattcaatatcatgaatatatgcATATTTAGATTATACAGTACATGTACCTGTTGTTCATAAATCTTACTTTCAATAAAGCATACATGCAATTACATTTTTCTTCACTCATGAATACTTGACCATACCTggtttaaacttttttgtttgtctcagcatatttcattttgaatttgaacTCCTTAtaatttcatgtacatgtattttgtctTATTAACTCAGTCATTGTGTCAGCGTTCTGCCTAGAACATATGTATGTGTGTATTTCAagcatcttttttttcaataataagcTAATAACTTATTGAttgcatatatcatgtatatatttaaattgtacattttGCATTGTTGATTTTAgtactaaacatgctaaaattGCATTTAgtactaaacatgctaaaaaatTAACGGCAAAATACTGTCTCATGTGTATGTTTCTCATGCAAAAAAACAGGTTTCCAGTTTTCTGGACTAACTGTTCACAAGTATAATGGTGCACTGGCTGAAGGAGGATCATAATCATAgcataaatgtaaaatatctgcagcaaaaaaaaaaaggattacaGATTTCATATGGCAATTCATGTTTTGGATTCcaaaatttggaatttttacATTTCAAGATTTTTCTGTACAATTATATGTAAACCATTTCTTCTGGATGAAACTTCCACCCCCTTGTTAATCAGatatcttggtttttttttaaactgcatatatttatatatatatagccattAATGTCTTTTCAGGAGGGATGGTTCGTGAGAAATATTTTTGacagaaaaacatttaacaattttgtcatatatCCTTCCTCCAGAGCTAACAACATACCTAAGACCATGTACCCTTTAATCTTGAACTCTGACAATTTGAGATCCAGCCACATGACAAACTGAGTAAGGGTCCATGGTTGAGCCTCCTTGACCAGTCCAGAAAAGTCCTCCTTTATCTTACAAAGATCAATCATTTCTGTTATTCACTTCTGTAGtttaatctaaaataaataatttcaacattaattctattgttatttatattttttaaagttgtaggccaaaaaaaattatatgtctGTTTACGGTTACCCGACCGACCCTATTCTTAGCGCCAACCCTAAGCCATTTTCTTTTCTTCCtaaagtgaaaaataaactgaagtCGTGCTAAAAGTGAAGATAGTGTTGCCTGATACATCCCAATATTCATAATCATGAGTATGATAgctgttttaaggaaatttgcgACTCATgtgatgaaataaacattttgcaGCCATTTTTTCTGAATCAATAACAAAGGAAAATAGTCCAATCATAAAAAATACGGGTAAACTCAGCCCATGGACAACTCCGAACAGGGCAAGACGGACCGCACAACTCAAAATCATCATTTGCCTACCTACCCtatttattttgatgatgtaaccttaaacagacatatattttttgttggccTTATGGACATGATGGTAGCCACCTTCAAGAGTTTGTTACCATGGTTACCCTTTTGAGCACCTACATGTAATATCAcccctggttttttttatggggTTAATTTTTGCagattcttgtttttttatgttgtgttttgaatACTTTTAATTCATCTTGAAACATGTTAAATACAAGAaatgtatttcattaaaaaaaatacatttcttgcCATGACATAatcttgtcttttttttcaactgaggagtttatcatgtttatgagtCTTAATTATGATAATGTTCACCTCTTAAGCAGTGTATTAAAAACCAAGTTAGAATcattctttgtttatttaacatgtacaatgctCCATTAATCAAGAGATGAAGAATGGTTAAATTATCGCTGATCAAGATAGTCTCCTTTGATAAGAAGCAAGATATCTCGCCCCAGTGTCATATTGCCCCAATTACCACAAGATCTCCCAACTTTGGTTCATCAACCAGGGGTTCAAATTAGCAGTGGCCCAAGGTACACAACCTTCCACTTTTGAAAGCAGACTTTTGTTTTGGTTACAATCTACGTCCGACGAACCTTCAATttgaaagaattatttttaaaaatgacagatttgcaacaaaatttaaatggaaagttgtctatcatgtctattgaaccaatcttttagaaaagttgttctAAAAGAACTTTTTCCCCGGGCcaattttggttaaaaaatctaagttgTTTCTTTTTCTATCATAACAACAGTAAAATGGACCCCTGTCTGAGTCTTTCATTTAGGGATATACCTAATTTTATTGTGTCATATGATTTTCGTAGAGGGGGTTCCAACGTTTTTTCctgttatttataataattattaatactagaacacacccgtgatatcgcgggtccgtgactaaattaaagtatataacaatagtattgtcatttgataaagtcatgccgattataagatacacagttttctctgctttcaaatctttctgttttaacccgtcgaactggaacttatcaattattggtaatattaattgtttggaaaacaaagggtcctggaatggagtattttttaatcaactgtATTGTCCTACATTAGTTATAAAtcaagttgaattctttgattcgctgttttacgtcatgcatGTCATGTCcgttaacaaattgaaaactgtacctatacgccttatttttagtccagatttttagtattcataTTGTTATTTTAGAAAGTCTAACTGTTCAAAATACTAcgataggtaacaatttgacaattaagtagtggcacccctgtgattatgacccgtgtaatactatatagcatattaatcctgaatacaccgtttggtggtgcgcctgtcagatgcggaacgtacagataaggtaatcggtaacaggtgaatatactattggtatcggtgtcggactcgacccggaacttcttaattattggcaatattaattacgtggaaaacaaaagggcctggagtggtgtaattttcaatctacacctttgtactatattagttttatataaagttgaattctttgattcgtcgtttttacgtgatgacggctgacaaattggaccttgtaattttagtattatagataaatataatctatgaatgaattaaaatgtaatGCATTAACACTTTTCCATGTGCACCTGTTGTCTGTACTTAGAGCACATTTTGTGTTGTTGAAACGATTAtaataggaaaaaaataatgaacctTTTAAAAGGTGGTCCAACCAAAACAAAGCTCctgggtttgttttttttttaaataaagggaGACAACAGTCACGGTAAAAGTAACGCATGATTTAAACTTCATCCTCTCCTTCAGCATACATGCATGCAATTTTCCGTCTTAGCATATATTCTACCTATTTGATTACTGCATGGATATTATAGGACATTACCTGAAACAATAACGTAGTTCAGACTTGAAATTAGTCTAATAACGCGACAAATACTTGTACAGCTTCCTTTTCATAGATGTCGCTACTGTCGGAGACAAACTGTTTCCCTGTCTGAAAATAGGTCAACTCGTCCCTCTTAAACGACCTCAGTTCGGTTTCTTGTATATTCCTCCATTAATTGTTGAGCACTACCCAAAGGGTATAATTTAAGCAACTATACACATTAAAACATAAGGAAACATTTAATTATATACAGATGACTGAATTTGGTTATAATAATCACCAGAAAATAATGAATAGCATGattaattcataaaattgtcaggcataaagtttaaaaaaaaatatagatataatagTTCATAATGTGTAAGAAAACGTGCTATACATACATCAGAATCTATAATGAAAAGGTTATTCTATAAAACTTGTGTAAAAGGGTTGGTGTTtggaattttttaaacatatatacataaattttcttCACAGTTTAAATTTACTATATGGAGATTTTGTCATTATTCTTTACATTATACTTGATATCTtaaaaccagagacatatatacgtATAAGTCATAATTATAATAGTAAGATGATGTAAGATAAGATGAGAAAGATAAGATGGCTGCCGACGTAGATGGTCGTGTTTTATCGTCTAGTGATTTCAACAGTGAAATTTCTGATTTAAATGGAACtacaaacattgaaaatgagCCTGATGGTTTACAAGATGGTTTACAAGAAGTTCACGATGATAATTTCAGGGAGTATTTACCCCAAAACAGCCAAATTGTCCAAATTTTGACCGAGATAAACACCCCCAGTCGTTCATATGTAAACAACAATGACACCATTGACGAATACTCAGAAACTCAGAACTCTCAAATAGCCGATTTTGTACCGAATCAAGAATTTATATCCTTGTTAGACCAAGAACTCTCTGATCTTCCAAGAGATTCATATGTATTAAAACTTATTGAGTTGACCCATGATTCTGAGAATACGATAACTTGGTATCGTACTATCTTGGCGAGCAGAGCGAAATCCATCCATGGGTGTCCGACGGGAAAACTTTTTACCCGAAAAAGCACAAACAGAAGTTCCTCTAcacaaaaatatgcaaaagactgctacataatatatatgttcattaacGGTGATGATTCGAGCATTGATGATGTTTTCAGAAAAGTTGACCATAACTCAATTAGTGACCAAAGTAAAGCTGTGACCCATGAATGTAATATCATCGAAATGAGGGTA
Proteins encoded:
- the LOC134707891 gene encoding uncharacterized protein LOC134707891 isoform X5; translation: MIDLCKIKEDFSGLVKEAQPWTLTQFVMWLDLKLSEFKIKGYMVLDHHTKTKPKWIEEEDSTSDVAPIPAPCRTCNKHSNDGHFYSDIHSSPASHRNVTRETKNAQPMEESESMRGEVGIIDLSHAEISRKQNSARMLRPPDDMSLKKSYQNTSYHEKSPNIQVERDKSRQDDVIEIDVPSPTEKMFITSNINKTSTPIIHSNIRPIQKPKNRPSLSMGTAIYTTTSSVTTPTFSSSYMSSPSRNIPPTFANRKFALGAPPPPLVAPSNLANLDEMIAQAVQFNEIRTGADNASSQSQIRQSSGQSDVRPPPMQQQPPKIQESDHISSFSEQHSRQTLSEQHSRQTLSEQHSRQTLSEQHSRQTLSEQHSRQTLSEQHSRQTNISEQKLPYSQQTSTSSSAVPIALHANIDNINISQNSAHSSSDTMEIKIETEVDDSVADSFFVGNTDTRPSGMDTVSDLSIQSHDSSLQRSHDSVQQRSHDLPVPSGDLPRQGLVDPETAKAFQMVELVNGSSVYVYERTIQQAFKIGTESQTGTYNGEKMARYLLNVFWSRKELVGATLSKAGRGKKILNQQIIEAILDFCTTHSQHSRAKVRQVLGSTVSKATSLERQRILAKMRRLKS
- the LOC134707891 gene encoding uncharacterized protein LOC134707891 isoform X6, which gives rise to MIDLCKIKEDFSGLVKEAQPWTLTQFVMWLDLKLSEFKIKGYMVLDHHTKTKPKWIEEEDSTSDVAPIPAPCRTCNKHSNDGHFYSDIHSSPASHRNVTRETKNAQPMEESESMRGEVGIIDLSHAEISRKQNSARMLRPPDDMSLKKSYQNTSYHEKSPNIQVERDKSRQDDVIEIDVPSPTEKMFITSNINKTSTPIIHSNIRPIQKPKNRPSLSMGTAIYTTTSSVTTPTFSSSYMSSPSRNIPPTFANRKFALGAPPPPLVAPSNLANLDEMIAQAVQFNEIRTGADNASSQSQIRQSSGQSDVRPPPMQQQPPKIQESDHISSFSEQHSRQTLSEQHSRQTLSEQHSRQTLSEQHSRQTLSEQHSRQTLSEQHSRQTNISEQKLPYSQQTSTSSSAVPIALHANIDNINISQNSAHSSSDTMEIKIETEVDDSVADSFFVGNTDTRPSGMDTVSDLSIQSHDSSLQRSHDSVQQRSHDLPVPSGDLPRQGLVDPETAKAFQMVELVNGSSVYVYERTIQQAFKIGTESQTGTYNGEKMARYLLNVFWSRKELVGATLSKAGRGKKILNQQIIEAILDFCVSYGRQRRGIVQRAMSVSLSMRAWRQRRKQRPGKFST
- the LOC134707891 gene encoding uncharacterized protein LOC134707891 isoform X7: MIDLCKIKEDFSGLVKEAQPWTLTQFVMWLDLKLSEFKIKGYMVLDHHTKTKPKWIEEEDSTSDVAPIPAPCRTCNKHSNDGHFYSDIHSSPASHRNVTRETKNAQPMEESESMRGEVGIIDLSHAEISRKQNSARMLRPPDDMSLKKSYQNTSYHEKSPNIQVERDKSRQDDVIEIDVPSPTEKMFITSNINKTSTPIIHSNIRPIQKPKNRPSLSMGTAIYTTTSSVTTPTFSSSYMSSPSRNIPPTFANRKFALGAPPPPLVAPSNLANLDEMIAQAVQFNEIRTGADNASSQSQIRQSSGQSDVRPPPMQQQPPKIQESDHISSFSEQHSRQTLSEQHSRQTLSEQHSRQTLSEQHSRQTLSEQHSRQTLSEQHSRQTNISEQKLPYSQQTSTSSSAVPIALHANIDNINISQNSAHSSSDTMEIKIETEVDDSVADSFFVGNTDTRPSGMDTVSDLSIQSHDSSLQRSHDSVQQRSHDLPVPSGDLPRQGLVDPETAKAFQMVELVNGSSVYVYERTIQQAFKIGTESQTGTYNGEKMARYLLNVFWSRKELVGATLSKAGRGKKILNQQIIEAILEFCVRNGRHIRSQVRQTLGSSITNRTTRERRKFMCKFQII